A genomic segment from Glycine max cultivar Williams 82 chromosome 1, Glycine_max_v4.0, whole genome shotgun sequence encodes:
- the LOC100775558 gene encoding mitochondrial uncoupling protein 5, with product MGVKGFVEGGIASIIAGCSTHPLDLIKVRMQLQGENNLPKPVQNLRPALAFQTGSTLHVAAAVPPPRVGPISVGVRLVQQEGLAALFSGVSATVLRQTLYSTTRMGLYDVLKTKWTDSVTGTMPLGKKIEAGLIAGGIGAAVGNPADVAMVRMQADGRLPPAQRRNYKSVVDAITRMAKQEGVTSLWRGSSLTVNRAMLVTASQLASYDQFKEMILENGVMRDGLGTHVTASFAAGFVAAVASNPIDVIKTRVMNMRVEPGEAPPYAGALDCALKTVRAEGPMALYKGFIPTISRQGPFTVVLFVTLEQVRKLLKDF from the coding sequence ATGGGCGTCAAAGGTTTTGTTGAAGGAGGCATCGCTTCCATCATCGCAGGATGTTCCACACACCCACTTGATCTCATCAAGGTCCGCATGCAGCTCCAGGGTGAAAACAATTTGCCCAAACCGGTTCAAAATCTCCGACCCGCACTCGCCTTCCAAACCGGTTCGACCCTACACGTGGCAGCTGCAGTTCCGCCGCCCCGCGTGGGCCCCATCTCGGTTGGGGTTCGCCTCGTCCAGCAAGAGGGCCTCGCCGCCTTGTTCTCCGGCGTCTCCGCCACCGTCCTCCGCCAGACGCTCTACTCCACCACCCGCATGGGCCTCTACGACGTGCTCAAGACCAAGTGGACCGACTCCGTCACCGGCACCATGCCACTCGGAAAAAAGATCGAGGCCGGGCTCATCGCCGGCGGCATCGGCGCCGCCGTGGGAAACCCCGCCGACGTGGCGATGGTCCGAATGCAGGCCGACGGCCGCCTCCCTCCGGCGCAGCGGCGCAACTACAAGTCCGTTGTGGACGCCATCACGCGAATGGCGAAGCAAGAGGGCGTCACTAGCCTGTGGAGAGGCTCATCGCTTACGGTGAACCGCGCCATGCTCGTGACGGCGTCGCAGCTGGCTTCCTACGACCAGTTCAAAGAAATGATTCTCGAGAACGGCGTGATGCGCGACGGCCTCGGGACCCACGTCACGGCGAGCTTCGCGGCGGGGTTCGTGGCGGCGGTGGCGTCCAACCCCATCGACGTGATCAAGACCAGGGTGATGAACATGAGGGTGGAGCCCGGGGAGGCGCCGCCGTACGCCGGCGCGTTGGATTGTGCTCTGAAGACGGTGCGCGCGGAGGGTCCCATGGCGCTTTATAAGGGTTTTATTCCTACGATCTCAAGGCAGGGACCGTTCACTGTTGTGCTGTTCGTGACTCTGGAACAGGTTCGCAAGTTGCTTAAGGATTTCTGA
- the LOC102668295 gene encoding protein BREVIS RADIX — translation MEQGIFSVSESVVSSEAMDHGGGQIFHAGPSVEASRITTSSRYEPSMSNASFMETEWTELDEPGVHLAIRQLADGTRELRRIRFK, via the exons ATGGAACAAGGGATCTTCTCCGTGTCAGAATCAG tggtATCTTCTGAAGCTATGGATCACGGTGGTGGCCAAATCTTCCATGCAGGGCCATCTGTAGAAGCATCAAGGATAACCACCTCTTCTAGATATGAGCCTTCTATGAGCAATGCCAGTTTCATGGAGACAGAGTGGACAGAGCTAGATGAACCTGGAGTGCACCTTGCAATCAGGCAATTAGCTGATGGAACAAGGGAGCTTCGCCGTATCAGATTCAAGTAA